From Xiphophorus hellerii strain 12219 chromosome 6, Xiphophorus_hellerii-4.1, whole genome shotgun sequence, the proteins below share one genomic window:
- the crsp7 gene encoding mediator of RNA polymerase II transcription subunit 26, protein MTTVSATPQQMKDRLLQAIDSQSNIRDMAVVLEVIACLEKYPITKEALEETRLGKLINDVRKKASNEDLAKRAKKLLRNWQKLIEPGPTGPASVPGSTNGNSHPCRTESSPADLSVSGKGVPEVKTRNDVHNTYSPKAEKSSGRKRRAEQRDSGVYLPEKISRMSSYDNSVSPPTNGIAGSPETLLDQEVVTSPDRSRIDNLENDKVNRIPINAVKPRPSSPGAAKPLSTSSLIKVAVMQQQARLDEGGGGGGGGYQARSPRSVTSSPRSAKQDSVSKRSSAFAAKGTPIPSPSSRDSPLPFSHSVSSPGPMSYADKVTHSFHRSSVPPAASSDIPSHCPTQDFSAALESPSVSPSLLLPQLNSDPHRSMFEGTTAVSDDADGTAVQNSEHKRRKYRPRDFSVNLDGQKVEDSTKPVRLKERRITFDPVTGQIKPLVHKEPSQSEDVPTPDPAESRQRAQSVVPQSTATTSAPGPSPAPGAGPNPFHQTNWKELSRNEIIQSYLNLQSNVLTSSGVQAPSAHFFMSEYLKREEQESKESRTSHVLQTDRLTGDLPGVSRDITEDDLDRIHTQNWPGVNGCYDTKGTWYDWTECISLDPHRDESKLNILPYVCLD, encoded by the exons ATACGCGATATGGCGGTTGTATTGGAAGTAATTGCTTGTCTTGAGAAGTATCCAATTACCAAAGAAGCTCTTGAG gaAACTCGACTTGGAAAGTTAATCAACGATGTGAGGAAGAAAGCCAGTAATGAAGACCTTGCAAAACGAGCCAAGAAACTGTTAAGAAACTGGCAAAAACTGATCGAACCCGGGCCGACTGGGCCTGCCAGCGTCCCCGGATCCACCAACGGCAATTCTCACCCCTGCCGGACGGAGTCCTCTCCGGCAGACCTTTCTGTCTCTGGGAAAGGCGTCCCTGAGGTGAAAACCAGAAACGATGTCCACAACACGTACTCGCCGAAAGCTGAGAAATCAAGCGGCCGTAAGCGGCGGGCGGAACAGAGAGACAGTGGGGTGTACTTGCCTGAGAAAATCTCCAGGATGTCATCGTACGACAATTCAGTTTCACCGCCCACCAATGGAATCGCAGGCAGCCCAGAGACCCTACTTGACCAGGAGGTCGTCACGTCTCCTGATAGATCCCGGATAGACAATCTTGAAAATGACAAAGTTAACAGGATTCCAATAAATGCTGTCAAGCCTCGGCCCAGCTCTCCTGGAGCGGCGAAACCACTTAGTACTTCCTCTCTAATAAAAGTTGCTGTGATGCAGCAACAGGCTCGATTGGacgaaggaggaggaggaggaggaggaggttaCCAAGCCAGAAGTCCACGCAGCGTCACTTCCAGTCCGAGGAGTGCTAAGCAAGACTCTGTATCTAAGCGCTCTTCAGCATTCGCAGCTAAAGGAACGCCAATCCCAAGCCCATCTTCCAGAGACTCTCCCTTGCCTTTTTCTCACTCTGTGTCCTCCCCAGGACCAATGTCTTACGCAGATAAGGTGACGCATTCTTTTCACAGGTCTTCAGTGCCGCCGGCTGCTTCATCAGATATTCCGTCTCATTGCCCAACCCAAGACTTTTCTGCAGCGCTGGAATCCCCGTCGGTCTCCCCCTCCCTACTTCTTCCTCAGCTGAACTCTGACCCACACAGATCAATGTTCGAGGGAACCACAGCCGTGTCCGACGACGCGGACGGGACAGCGGTACAGAACTCTGAACATAAAAGGAGAAAGTACAGGCCAAGAGACTTCTCTGTGAACTTGGACGGTCAGAAAGTAGAGGACTCAACGAAGCCTGTGAGATTAAAAGAACGCAGAATAACGTTTGACCCGGTCACAGGCCAGATCAAACCCTTGGTGCATAAAGAACCTTCTCAATCAGAGGACGTCCCCACTCCAGACCCCGCAGAGTCCCGGCAGAGAGCCCAGAGCGTTGTCCCACAGTCCACTGCCACCACCTCGGCCCCCGGCCCTAGTCCGGCCCCCGGTGCCGGCCCAAACCCCTTCCACCAGACCAACTGGAAGGAACTGTCTCGAAACGAAATCATCCAGTCCTACTTGAACCTTCAGAGCAACGTGCTCACCTCCTCAGGGGTCCAGGCCCCCAGCGCACACTTTTTCATGTCTGAGTATCTGAAAAGGGAAGAGCAGGAGAGCAAGGAGTCGAGGACGAGCCACGTCTTACAGACGGATCGCCTGACAGGGGACTTACCAGGCGTAAGTCGAGACATCACAGAGGACGACTTGGACAGGATACACACACAGAACTGGCCCGGTGTGAATGGTTGCTACGACACCAAGGGCACCTGGTATGATTGGACAGAGTGCATATCACTGGACCCTCATAGGGATGAAAGCAAATTGAACATCCTGCCATACGTTTGCCTAGACTGA
- the cnn2 gene encoding calponin-2, with translation MASFNKGPAYGLSAEVKNKIAQKYDPQKEEELRIWIEDITGCPIGPDFQKGLKNGVILCDLINKLQPGSVKKINQSALNWHQLENLTNFIKAITKYGLKPHDIFEANDLFENGNMTQVQTTLLALASMAKTKGCQSRVDIGIKYADKQERMFDEEKLKAGQCVIGLQMGTNKCASQAGMNAYGTRRHLYDPKVQIQPPMDNTTISLQMGTNKGASQAGMTAPGTRRAIYDQKLGTDKCDNSTMSLQMGYSQGANQSGQNFGLGRQIYDSKYCPKAGEVPDDQNGAGSGREYFPDYHDEGYQGYQEEERVYHDDGTDY, from the exons ATGGCTTCCTTCAACAAAGGCCCTGCCTATGGGTTATCTGCAGAGGTGAAAAATAAG ATTGCACAGAAGTATGACCCTCAGAAAGAAGAGGAGCTCAGGATCTGGATCGAGGACATCACCGGCTGCCCCATCGGACCAGACTTCCAAAAAGGCCTGAAAAATGGAGTCATCTTGTGCGA CCTCATCAACAAACTGCAGCCAGGCTCTGTGAAAAAGATCAACCAATCAGCTCTGAACTGGCATCAG CTGGAGAACCTGACCAACTTCATCAAAGCCATCACAAAATACGGCCTGAAGCCTCATGATATCTTTGAAGCCAACGACCTGTTTGAGAATGGCAACATGACGCAGGTCCAGACGACGCTGCTCGCCCTCGCCAGCATG GCTAAGACCAAGGGCTGCCAGTCCCGGGTGGACATCGGCATCAAGTATGCAGACAAACAGGAGCGGATGTTTGATGAGGAAAAGCTGAAGGCTGGACAGTGTGTCATCGGCTTACAG ATGGGGACCAACAAGTGTGCCAGCCAGGCTGGGATGAATGCGTATGGCACCAGGAGGCATTTATATGACCCCAAGGTTCAGATACAGCCCCCCATGGACAACACCACCATCAGCCTGCAGATGGGAACCAACAAGGGAGCGAGTCAG GCTGGGATGACCGCTCCTGGGACCAGGCGGGCCATCTATGACCAGAAACTGGGCACAGACAAGTGTGACAACAGCACCATGTCCCTGCAGATGGGGTACAGCCAGGGAGCCAATCAGAGCGGCCAGAACTTTGGTCTGGGACGGCAGATCTATGACTCCAAGTACTGCCCCAAAGCCGGAGAAGTCCCCGATGATCAGAACGGCGCCGGCAGTGGACGAGAATACTTCCCCGACTACCATGACGAAGGTTACCAGGGCTACCAGGAAGAGGAGCGGGTGTACCATGACGACGGGACAGATTATTAA
- the rps15 gene encoding small ribosomal subunit protein uS19: protein MADTEIKKKRTFRKFTYRGVDLDQLLDMSYEQLMQLYCARQRRRLNRGLRRKHQSLLKRLRKAKKEAPPMEKPEVVKTHLRDMVILPEMVGSMVGVYNGKTFNQVEIKPEMCGHYLGEFSITYKPVKHGRPGIGATHSSRFIPLK, encoded by the exons ATG GCGGACACAGAGATCAAGAAGAAGCGTACCTTCAGGAAGTTCACCTACAGAGGTGTGGACCTTGACCAACTGCTGGACATGTCTTA CGAGCAGCTGATGCAGTTGTACTGCGCCCGCCAGAGGAGGAGGCTGAACCGGGGCCTGCGCCGCAAGCACCAGTCCCTCCTCAAGCGCCTGCGCAAGGCTAAGAAGGAGGCTCCTCCGATGGAGAAACCGGAGGTGGTGAAGACCCACCTGAGGGACATGGTGATCCTGCCTGAGATGGTGGgctccatggtgggggtgtacAATGGCAAGACCTTCAACCAGGTGGAGATCAAG CCTGAGATGTGCGGCCATTACCTAGGAGAATTCTCCATCACCTACAAGCCGGTCAAGCACGGTCGCCCTGGTATTGGAGCCACACATTCTTCTCGTTTCATCCCTCTGAAGTAG
- the LOC116721432 gene encoding dipeptidyl peptidase 9 isoform X1, whose amino-acid sequence MHRGKKVKRCDKKEGIWKSCWTVSMMAVDGLWDSTEVVEMGDVPSQFFVEKHSWEGLRDIIHCSRKYSGMIANKAPHDFQFVQKTDDNGPHSHRLYYLGMPYGSRENSLLYSEIPKKVWKEALLVLSWKQMLDHFQATPHQGAYSREEELLRERKRLGAFGITSYDYHDKMGLFLFQASNSLFYCQDGGNNGFIQSAPVKPVEIKSQCSGTRMDPKICPGHPDFIAFINNNDLWIANIKTGEERRLTYCHKGLDNVKEDPRSAGVATFVIQEEFDRFTGYWWSPSAATDPDGGKTLHLLYEEVDETEVEIIHVPSPALEERKADAYRYPRTGSKNPQATLKLTEIRMDHQGKIISTQDKELVVPFSTLFPGTEYIARAGWTIDGKYGWAVLLDRSQRKLQLVLLPPALFIPVTEDSTLRQDSLEAVPSCTQPYIIYEEATDVWINVHDIFYPFIQTTEDEFTFIWVNESKTGFSHLYKITSLLQPGYHHWTEEYHHVEGNFKCAIKEEVTLTSGEWEVLSRHGSKIWVNEGTKLVYFQGTRDTPLEHHLYVVSYESPGDVVRLTKPGFSHCCSVSQNFDFFVSHYSNVSTPPCVHLYKLTSLEDEPLRVVPEFWASLMEPPGCPGDYNPPEIFDFPGKSGFQLYGMVYKPHNLQPGRKHPTVLFVYGGPQVQLVNNSFKGMKYLRLNTLASLGYAVVVIDGRGSCQRGLEFEGALKNKMGQVEIEDQVEGLQYVAEKFNFVDLSRVAIHGWSYGGFLSLMGLIQRPNIFKLAIAGAPVTVWMAYDTGYTERYMDVPENNQQGYEEGSVALHVDKLPSEPNRLLILHGFLDENVHFFHTNFLVSQIIRAGKPYQLQVYPNERHSIRCPESGEHYEIMLLHFLQQYL is encoded by the exons ATGCATAGAGGAAAGAAGGTAAAGCGTTGTGACAAGAAAGAGGGCATCTGGAAAAG TTGTTGGACTGTGAGCATGATGGCTGTTGACGGCCTGTGGGACAGCACAGAGGTGGTGGAGATGGGCGACGTGCCGTCTCAGTTCTTTGTGGAGAAACACTCTTGGGAGGGCCTGCGTGACATCATCCACTGTAGCAGAAAATACTCGGGAATGATCGCCAACAAGGCCCCCCATGACTTCCAGTTTGTGCAGAAGACGGATGACAACGGGCCCCACTCCCACCGGCTGTACTACCTTG GAATGCCTTACGGAAGCAGAGAGAACTCGTTACTCTACTCAGAAATCCCCAAGAAGGTCTGGAAGGAGGCACTCTTAgtgttgtcatggaaacagaTGCTGGATCACTTCCAG GCAACTCCGCACCAAGGGGCTTACTCTcgagaggaggagctgctgagagAACGGAAGCGTTTGGGAGCGTTTGGGATCACGTCGTATGACTACCACGATAAGATGGGCCTGTTCCTGTTCCAGGCCAGCAACAGTCTCTTCTACTGTCAAGATGGAGGCAACAACGGCTTCATC CAGTCTGCCCCAGTAAAACCAGTGGAGATAAAGAGCCAGTGCTCAGGCACCCGCATGGACCCCAAGATCTGCCCCGGACACCCAGATTTTATAGCCTTCATTAACAACAATGACCTGTGGATAGCCAACATCAAGACGGGAGAGGAGCGCAGGCTGACATACTGCCACAAAG GTTTGGACAACGTCAAAGAGGACCCCAGGTCTGCAGGTGTAGCAACGTTTGTCATCCAGGAGGAGTTTGACCGTTTCACTGGTTACTGGTGGAGTCCATCTGCAGCAACAG ATCCTGATGGAGGGAAAACGTTGCACCTTCTGTATGAGGAGGTGGATGAGACCGAAGTAGAAATTATTCACGTTCCGTCTCCGGCTCTGGAGGAGAGGAAAGCAGATGCGTACCGATATCCTCGCACAG GTAGTAAAAATCCCCAGGCTACTCTAAAACTGACAGAGATCAGGATGGACCATCAAGGAAAA ATTATTAGCACACAAGATAAAGAGCTGGTCGTCCCATTTAGCACCTTGTTTCCTGGAACAGAATACATTGCCAGAGCAGGATGGACGATAGACGGAAAATA CGGTTGGGCAGTGCTGCTGGACCGCAGCCAGAGGAAGCTGCAGCTTGTTCTGCTCCCTCCAGCGCTCTTCATCCCCGTCACAGAAGACTCCACCCTGAGGCAGGACAGTCTGGAGGCTGTGCCCAGCTGCACTCAGCCATACATCATTTATGAGGAGGCCACTGACGTCtggataaat GTTCATGATATATTCTATCCTTTTATTCAAACAACAGAAGATGAGTTTACTTTCATTTGGGTAAATGAGTCTAAAACAGGCTTTAGCCACCTCTATAAAATCACCTCACTGTTACAGCCAGGCTACCACCACTGGACAGAGGAATACCATCATGTGGAGg gaaattttaaatgtgcaatCAAGGAGGAGGTTACGTTGACCAGCGGAGAATGGGAAGTTCTGTCCAGACATGGTTCAAAG ATTTGGGTGAATGAAGGAACCAAGCTGGTATATTTCCAGGGCACCAGGGACACGCCGTTGGAGCACCACCTGTATGTGGTCAGCTATGAGTCTCCGGGCGACGTGGTCAGACTAACCAAGCCTGGATTCTCTCACTGCTGCTCTGTTAGTCAG aactttgatttttttgtgaGCCACTACAGTAACGTGAGCACACCTCCATGTGTTCACTTGTACAAGCTGACCAGCTTAGAAGATGAGCCCCTGCGAGTGGTTCCAGAGTTCTGGGCCAGCTTGATGGAACCACCAG GTTGCCCTGGAGATTACAACCCACCGGAGATTTTTGACTTTCCGGGGAAGTCGGGCTTCCAGCTGTATGGGATGGTGTACAAACCTCACAACCTGCAGCCTGGCAGGAAACACCCAACTGTTCTGTTTGTGTACGGTGGCCCTCAG GTGCAGCTGGTTAACAACTCTTTCAAGGGGATGAAGTACCTCCGTCTCAACACGCTGGCTTCTCTCGGCTATGCTGTGGTCGTCATTGATGGAAGGGGTTCCTGTCAGAGGGGCCTGGAATTTGAGGGagctctgaaaaacaaaatg GGTCAGGTGGAGATAGAGGACCAGGTGGAGGGTCTGCAGTACGTGGCTGAAAAGTTTAACTTTGTGGACCTGAGTCGTGTTGCCATTCATGGCTGGTCGTATGGCGGTTTCCTCTCTTTGATGGGCCTCATCCAGCGACCCAACATCTTCAAG TTGGCTATCGCTGGCGCCCCGGTGACCGTGTGGATGGCCTACGACACAGGCTACACGGAGCGCTACATGGATGTGCCTGAGAACAACCAGCAGGGCTATGAGGAGGGCTCAGTGGCTCTGCATGTGGACAAGCTGCCTAGCGA GCCCAACCGTTTGCTGATCCTCCACGGCTTTTTAGATGAGAATGTGCACTTTTTCCACACCAACTTCCTGGTGTCCCAGATAATCCGAGCTGGGAAGCCCTACCAGCTTCAG GTCTACCCCAACGAGCGGCACAGCATTCGCTGCCCTGAGTCTGGGGAGCACTACGAGATCATGCTGCTGCACTTTCTACAACAATACCTCTAA
- the LOC116721432 gene encoding dipeptidyl peptidase 9 isoform X2, translating into MHRGKKVKRCDKKEGIWKSCWTVSMMAVDGLWDSTEVVEMGDVPSQFFVEKHSWEGLRDIIHCSRKYSGMIANKAPHDFQFVQKTDDNGPHSHRLYYLGMPYGSRENSLLYSEIPKKVWKEALLVLSWKQMLDHFQATPHQGAYSREEELLRERKRLGAFGITSYDYHDKMGLFLFQASNSLFYCQDGGNNGFISAPVKPVEIKSQCSGTRMDPKICPGHPDFIAFINNNDLWIANIKTGEERRLTYCHKGLDNVKEDPRSAGVATFVIQEEFDRFTGYWWSPSAATDPDGGKTLHLLYEEVDETEVEIIHVPSPALEERKADAYRYPRTGSKNPQATLKLTEIRMDHQGKIISTQDKELVVPFSTLFPGTEYIARAGWTIDGKYGWAVLLDRSQRKLQLVLLPPALFIPVTEDSTLRQDSLEAVPSCTQPYIIYEEATDVWINVHDIFYPFIQTTEDEFTFIWVNESKTGFSHLYKITSLLQPGYHHWTEEYHHVEGNFKCAIKEEVTLTSGEWEVLSRHGSKIWVNEGTKLVYFQGTRDTPLEHHLYVVSYESPGDVVRLTKPGFSHCCSVSQNFDFFVSHYSNVSTPPCVHLYKLTSLEDEPLRVVPEFWASLMEPPGCPGDYNPPEIFDFPGKSGFQLYGMVYKPHNLQPGRKHPTVLFVYGGPQVQLVNNSFKGMKYLRLNTLASLGYAVVVIDGRGSCQRGLEFEGALKNKMGQVEIEDQVEGLQYVAEKFNFVDLSRVAIHGWSYGGFLSLMGLIQRPNIFKLAIAGAPVTVWMAYDTGYTERYMDVPENNQQGYEEGSVALHVDKLPSEPNRLLILHGFLDENVHFFHTNFLVSQIIRAGKPYQLQVYPNERHSIRCPESGEHYEIMLLHFLQQYL; encoded by the exons ATGCATAGAGGAAAGAAGGTAAAGCGTTGTGACAAGAAAGAGGGCATCTGGAAAAG TTGTTGGACTGTGAGCATGATGGCTGTTGACGGCCTGTGGGACAGCACAGAGGTGGTGGAGATGGGCGACGTGCCGTCTCAGTTCTTTGTGGAGAAACACTCTTGGGAGGGCCTGCGTGACATCATCCACTGTAGCAGAAAATACTCGGGAATGATCGCCAACAAGGCCCCCCATGACTTCCAGTTTGTGCAGAAGACGGATGACAACGGGCCCCACTCCCACCGGCTGTACTACCTTG GAATGCCTTACGGAAGCAGAGAGAACTCGTTACTCTACTCAGAAATCCCCAAGAAGGTCTGGAAGGAGGCACTCTTAgtgttgtcatggaaacagaTGCTGGATCACTTCCAG GCAACTCCGCACCAAGGGGCTTACTCTcgagaggaggagctgctgagagAACGGAAGCGTTTGGGAGCGTTTGGGATCACGTCGTATGACTACCACGATAAGATGGGCCTGTTCCTGTTCCAGGCCAGCAACAGTCTCTTCTACTGTCAAGATGGAGGCAACAACGGCTTCATC TCTGCCCCAGTAAAACCAGTGGAGATAAAGAGCCAGTGCTCAGGCACCCGCATGGACCCCAAGATCTGCCCCGGACACCCAGATTTTATAGCCTTCATTAACAACAATGACCTGTGGATAGCCAACATCAAGACGGGAGAGGAGCGCAGGCTGACATACTGCCACAAAG GTTTGGACAACGTCAAAGAGGACCCCAGGTCTGCAGGTGTAGCAACGTTTGTCATCCAGGAGGAGTTTGACCGTTTCACTGGTTACTGGTGGAGTCCATCTGCAGCAACAG ATCCTGATGGAGGGAAAACGTTGCACCTTCTGTATGAGGAGGTGGATGAGACCGAAGTAGAAATTATTCACGTTCCGTCTCCGGCTCTGGAGGAGAGGAAAGCAGATGCGTACCGATATCCTCGCACAG GTAGTAAAAATCCCCAGGCTACTCTAAAACTGACAGAGATCAGGATGGACCATCAAGGAAAA ATTATTAGCACACAAGATAAAGAGCTGGTCGTCCCATTTAGCACCTTGTTTCCTGGAACAGAATACATTGCCAGAGCAGGATGGACGATAGACGGAAAATA CGGTTGGGCAGTGCTGCTGGACCGCAGCCAGAGGAAGCTGCAGCTTGTTCTGCTCCCTCCAGCGCTCTTCATCCCCGTCACAGAAGACTCCACCCTGAGGCAGGACAGTCTGGAGGCTGTGCCCAGCTGCACTCAGCCATACATCATTTATGAGGAGGCCACTGACGTCtggataaat GTTCATGATATATTCTATCCTTTTATTCAAACAACAGAAGATGAGTTTACTTTCATTTGGGTAAATGAGTCTAAAACAGGCTTTAGCCACCTCTATAAAATCACCTCACTGTTACAGCCAGGCTACCACCACTGGACAGAGGAATACCATCATGTGGAGg gaaattttaaatgtgcaatCAAGGAGGAGGTTACGTTGACCAGCGGAGAATGGGAAGTTCTGTCCAGACATGGTTCAAAG ATTTGGGTGAATGAAGGAACCAAGCTGGTATATTTCCAGGGCACCAGGGACACGCCGTTGGAGCACCACCTGTATGTGGTCAGCTATGAGTCTCCGGGCGACGTGGTCAGACTAACCAAGCCTGGATTCTCTCACTGCTGCTCTGTTAGTCAG aactttgatttttttgtgaGCCACTACAGTAACGTGAGCACACCTCCATGTGTTCACTTGTACAAGCTGACCAGCTTAGAAGATGAGCCCCTGCGAGTGGTTCCAGAGTTCTGGGCCAGCTTGATGGAACCACCAG GTTGCCCTGGAGATTACAACCCACCGGAGATTTTTGACTTTCCGGGGAAGTCGGGCTTCCAGCTGTATGGGATGGTGTACAAACCTCACAACCTGCAGCCTGGCAGGAAACACCCAACTGTTCTGTTTGTGTACGGTGGCCCTCAG GTGCAGCTGGTTAACAACTCTTTCAAGGGGATGAAGTACCTCCGTCTCAACACGCTGGCTTCTCTCGGCTATGCTGTGGTCGTCATTGATGGAAGGGGTTCCTGTCAGAGGGGCCTGGAATTTGAGGGagctctgaaaaacaaaatg GGTCAGGTGGAGATAGAGGACCAGGTGGAGGGTCTGCAGTACGTGGCTGAAAAGTTTAACTTTGTGGACCTGAGTCGTGTTGCCATTCATGGCTGGTCGTATGGCGGTTTCCTCTCTTTGATGGGCCTCATCCAGCGACCCAACATCTTCAAG TTGGCTATCGCTGGCGCCCCGGTGACCGTGTGGATGGCCTACGACACAGGCTACACGGAGCGCTACATGGATGTGCCTGAGAACAACCAGCAGGGCTATGAGGAGGGCTCAGTGGCTCTGCATGTGGACAAGCTGCCTAGCGA GCCCAACCGTTTGCTGATCCTCCACGGCTTTTTAGATGAGAATGTGCACTTTTTCCACACCAACTTCCTGGTGTCCCAGATAATCCGAGCTGGGAAGCCCTACCAGCTTCAG GTCTACCCCAACGAGCGGCACAGCATTCGCTGCCCTGAGTCTGGGGAGCACTACGAGATCATGCTGCTGCACTTTCTACAACAATACCTCTAA